The genome window GTTCGCTCTACCGATGCAGCTAACTTTTTGAGCGCTCAAGGCGCGGAAACTCAACTGCCGATTACTCGGGTGACTATTCAAAGCGTGGGCCAGGGAAATGCGGCGCGGGATGTGGAAATTCGGGAACCCGACATTAAGGCGATCGGTGCTAAGGACGGCAACGGGCCGCTCTTGCTGAGGGGACTATCGGTGCTGGCGGATTCTCGGCTCAATTCCATCACTTTGGTGGGCGACCCGCGCAAAGTTGACATGGCTGTAGCTTTCTTGACACAGCTAGATTTGCGCCGCCGTCAAGTCGCTGTCAACGTCAAGGTGATCGATATCAACTTGTTGGGAGACAACAGAAGTAGCAGCAGCTTCTCTTTTGGAATTAATAACAATTTCTTTGTCAATGACGGCGGAGTAGCAAGTCTCAATTTTGGCGGCAGCGCCCCTCCTGCCAGGCCGTTTGGCAACACGGGTGGCATAAATTCTCGACCGATCGTCCCCAACCCCCTAGGAACCCCGGACGTTTTCTACGATGCGAACGGCCGACGTATCGTGCCGTTTACAGGTCAAGGTCTCCTAGGTCCCGGCAAAGGCGTGTTCCTCGAGCCCACAGCCCCAGTTACTAATGACCCCACGCGAGTTGGAATTACGGATTATGAGCCTGGATCGACGACAACATCAGGAAGTGCAGACTTCGGCTTGTTCCCGCTGTTCCAATATCCCAGGAGGTTCCTGTCGGCGTTACAGGCAACTATTCAGAGCCGGAATGCCAAAATCCTGACCGATCCGACTTTGGTGGTTCAAGAAGGAGAAACGGCGAATGTGAATATTACTGATGAAGTGATCACTAACATCACGTCGCAAACGCAGACTACTGGAAATACAAGTACCCAAACGGTGACGGCTGTCAAAGACAGGGCTGGTTTGCAGTTGGGGGTGGCGATCGACCGGATTGACGATAATGGCTTTGTCTCTCTGCGCGTGAACCCGATTATCAGGACACCCGGCAACACTCAAAACCTTTCGACTGGCCCGAACACCAATCAGATCACTCTGCTGGGCGAGCGCTCGTTGCAATCGGGGTTAATTCGCCTGCGGGACGGTCAGACTTTGATTGTTTCGGGGATTATCCGCGACGAAGAACGGGTTACAGCGAACAAGATTCCGATTTTGGGAGATTTGCCGATTATCGGTTCGCTGTTCAGGAGTACCAGTAAGACCAACCAGCGGGCGGAGTTGATTGTATTGCTGACTCCGCAGATTTTGGATGATAGCGATCGATCGAACTTTGGCTACCAAAACAACATCAGTCCCGACGCGCGCCAACTATTGCAGCGCAGTCAGCCCGTCCAGCCGAGACAGTAGGAACAAAGGAAAAATGTCTTGCTGTCAACTTTCCACGCTCTTTCCCCTGAGTCCGACAGTCCGACAGTCCGACAGTCCGACAGGGGTTGAAACCCCTGCCTCACAGCTAAAGTCCTCTCAAAGAGGACTATATAGCCTTTCGAACTCTCATATGAGGTACTCCGCGGGCATACCTCACTTTTTTGAGAACCTCTGTAAATCACTCTTTCAGTCGTCTTCAGACGACTTCAGCTATGAGACAGGGACTTCAGTCCCTGGCGGCTTTCGGGAGAATGAAACAGCCCTGCCCCACGGAGGAAAGAAAGAGGGGAAAGAAAGAAGGAAGAAGGAAAAATTTTTTCCTTTAGCCCTTGACAAATTACATTTTATTCCTTCTATTTATCTTTTTTTCTGCTCTGAAATCCACCAAGGCGAGAAATCTTCTCTCCAAGGTGGTATTTTTTTACCTAAATTTTGGGATTAATTAAAAAAATTGTCCAAATCCATATAAATTAAAGGTTCCACCGATCCATAACGGTCGGCAAGACTTTAGAATAATGCAGTGAAAATTAGATGCTGTGAGGTTTTCAGCAATTAGAAACAAAAATTCCTTTTCTGACCAATTACCCTAGAGTAATTGGTATTGAGCAGGAGTTTTTAATTGGGGAAGCGGACAGGAGCCATAGGGAACAACCCAAACCTCCCAAGCCACACCCCAATGCAGTTGATAACTCACAGCTAATAATTGAAATCTGTTTGACGTATTTTGCAAACCCAGAAGGAGTGCGCAATGAACAAAGGTGAATTGGTTGATGCAGTGGCAGAAAAGGCTAGTGTCACGAAAAAACAGGCAGATGCCGTGTTGAGTGCAGCCTTAGAAGCAATCATGGAAGCTGTCTCCGACGGCGATAAGGTGACGTTGGTCGGTTTTGGCTCGTTTGAGTCGCGGGAACGCAAGGCCCGCGAGGGTCGCAATCCCAAAACTGGCGACAAGATGGAAATCCCGGCAACCAGAGTTCCTGCATTTTCCGCAGGGAAGTTGTTTAAGGACAGAGTTGCACCGCCGAAAAACGCCCAATAGCTGGCGAACTGAGTCTTGATTAGACCTGTACACGGTGGTAATTTAGCTTGGGCAGCCGCACTGGCAGGCTGCCCTCCCTCTGCTATTCTCGATTTTTCTGCCAGTATCAGTCCTTTGGGCCCTCCTGAGTCGGCCTTGAATGCGATTCAAGCTCACTTGAGCAGTCTGACGGCTTACCCAGACCCGGATTATGGAGAGCTCAGGACTGCTTTGGGGGAGGCTTTGAATGTTGACCGGGATTGGATTTTGCCGGGGAATGGTTCGGCGGAATTGTTGACTTGGGCCGCTTGGGATTTGTCGAAGCTGGAGGCGACTTATTTGGTGACTCCGGCTTTTGGCGATTACTGGCGGGCTCTTTCGGCTTTCGGCGCGCAGGCGATCGAATGCCCTTTGGATATTAAACCTTGCACCATTGTCAAGAACGGGGAAGATGCCCATGAAGCGAGAGATGAATTTTCTCGCTTCACAGGCATCTTGCCTGTTCCTAAACAAGTAATTGAGCATGGTGCAACATCTCAGTTGGATCTGAAATCGTTGGACGTTGGGGCAGGAAACGAGTTAGTAACGGATGATTTGTCGGTTTCTAACCGTTCCCTTGTCTCCCCTTCTTTGCGTCTCCCGGTTCCTCTTGCTGTCGATGCCGATCGCAGACGAGGTTTGCTCCTGAACAACCCGCACAATCCTACGGGTTTGCTGTTTGGTAGGGAGGCGATTTTGCCTTATGTGAAGCAGTTGGGTATGGTGGTGGTGGATGAGGCCTTTATGGACTTTCTACCGCCTTCTGAGCAGGAAACTTTGATCGATGCTGTTGAGGAGTTTCCGAATTTGGTGATTTTACGATCGCTCACTAAATTCTATTCTCTGCCGGGACTGCGGTTGGGCTGCGCGATCGCCCATCCCGATATCCTCCGCCGCTGGCAGTTACTGCGCGATCCTTGGCCTGTGAATGCTTTGGCTGCTGCTGCTGCTGCTGCTGTGGTGCGAGATACTGTTTTTGAGCGGCAAACCTGGGA of Oscillatoria nigro-viridis PCC 7112 contains these proteins:
- a CDS encoding HU family DNA-binding protein; this encodes MQTQKECAMNKGELVDAVAEKASVTKKQADAVLSAALEAIMEAVSDGDKVTLVGFGSFESRERKAREGRNPKTGDKMEIPATRVPAFSAGKLFKDRVAPPKNAQ
- a CDS encoding pyridoxal phosphate-dependent aminotransferase, coding for MIRPVHGGNLAWAAALAGCPPSAILDFSASISPLGPPESALNAIQAHLSSLTAYPDPDYGELRTALGEALNVDRDWILPGNGSAELLTWAAWDLSKLEATYLVTPAFGDYWRALSAFGAQAIECPLDIKPCTIVKNGEDAHEARDEFSRFTGILPVPKQVIEHGATSQLDLKSLDVGAGNELVTDDLSVSNRSLVSPSLRLPVPLAVDADRRRGLLLNNPHNPTGLLFGREAILPYVKQLGMVVVDEAFMDFLPPSEQETLIDAVEEFPNLVILRSLTKFYSLPGLRLGCAIAHPDILRRWQLLRDPWPVNALAAAAAAAVVRDTVFERQTWDWLPVARRELFEGLANLPGLQPFSGVANFLLVESSMSVSSIQKSLLERHRILIRDCLSFPELGDRFFRVAVRSRADNLRLIAGLAEVIR
- a CDS encoding type IV pilus secretin family protein, with protein sequence MKQHLRLSGGLLCSVAGVLIAQAPVLAGPTQVTGVQVSQGNNGVNIVMATEKGDRPQVFAINNGNTYQATIINTQLRLPQGNSFRQDNPAPGISSVEISQVEANSIRVVVAGTNGVPNGQIVPGQGQSIVLSVAGQGGTVQSAQTAPPPPPGLPLSQTAPPPAPQVRTSQNPGVLLPNPEVTITRNDRPPLPSEIQSQTNQAAPFQPRAVAPPLGDIAVSNIAPGVGNIELSSGERIPRLVLRDAPVRDVLALLARAAGLNIAFTGGGAPAQPGQPAVPGQPGASGSDEGPKISLDIENESVQDVFNYVLRLSGLQANRQGRTIFVGTSLPIDSRNIIIRTLRLNQVRSTDAANFLSAQGAETQLPITRVTIQSVGQGNAARDVEIREPDIKAIGAKDGNGPLLLRGLSVLADSRLNSITLVGDPRKVDMAVAFLTQLDLRRRQVAVNVKVIDINLLGDNRSSSSFSFGINNNFFVNDGGVASLNFGGSAPPARPFGNTGGINSRPIVPNPLGTPDVFYDANGRRIVPFTGQGLLGPGKGVFLEPTAPVTNDPTRVGITDYEPGSTTTSGSADFGLFPLFQYPRRFLSALQATIQSRNAKILTDPTLVVQEGETANVNITDEVITNITSQTQTTGNTSTQTVTAVKDRAGLQLGVAIDRIDDNGFVSLRVNPIIRTPGNTQNLSTGPNTNQITLLGERSLQSGLIRLRDGQTLIVSGIIRDEERVTANKIPILGDLPIIGSLFRSTSKTNQRAELIVLLTPQILDDSDRSNFGYQNNISPDARQLLQRSQPVQPRQ